Genomic window (Lycium barbarum isolate Lr01 chromosome 2, ASM1917538v2, whole genome shotgun sequence):
gtagcacaagatttagatctaagtgggattcggactgtgagatgtcctatgaaaattaatatttttttatataaagtaggtagggtcataaagaccctcccCCCTCCCAACTAGGGGTacatgggggtttgcaactatgtAAGTAGCCCTTTCATTCgttattagactacaacgtattcaatgtcgagtagtagaaacgtagcttggtctttactccttccaaaaaaatcaaatagcagtgatgatgagagttcaaatcatagcagtttttcgagtgataacagtgatttcaaactagacgagctaaatccccaccttcttatagagcgtaatgatgatttctgctgtgtgaaatattcagatcggcgagaatattattgtggtttacgctgagaatggtcacatcggcttgtcGAATCAGAAaagtcttgttcgtgacttgaaaaatctcaacgctctaaatcccaacaaggtactcaattACCATGCCCCGGGTAGGTGTAAAAACATGTGAGcttgccgtacaaaggattagaaaagaaagcaacagaatgctggcaagacgttgtagattttacatgctaaagttgatcgaagaacaagcatcatcaaccggtagagaactaacatctactgaaaaaagatgtgtcttaagaaaccgccaatatttttataaggatgatattgaggacttctattctgatgaagaTTAGGGGTTATTTAAGTTCTTTAAAATTTCTGACTCATGCGGCTAATTTGTATTGttagtttatgatgaagtcatcaataagaaaaaaattggtaagtttttaatttgctttgattgtttaagtctattattaatttatagagttaataatacataaaaaattCAACAATAACAACCGCATTCACAACATCGGGTTCTATAACAAAGTTTGAGGTTTGGGAGCTTTGAAACATGTTTTTGAGGGTGCAAAAATGTGTTGAAGGGGTGAAATGAAGGAGAAGAGTTTGCTGAAAAATGGCTAAGTATTTTAGAGTTTTTATGGAGCCCTATTACGCATGAATTCTGTGCgcgaaacttacttatgtaatttttttaatttttttttgtgttagtttggtttttatttaaaaaaaaaaaaaaactaaaaatgtCGCGGACTCCTAGTATCATCTTTAACTGGGAGTATTTATTTATTACATATTCACTTTGACCCCAAGACATTTGTATTTCcgatctttcttcttcttcttcttgggaACCTAAATCTTTCCTACTTGACCAAATTCTCTAAAATTTTATGGCAATTaaatgtgtgtttgtgtgtgtgtccGCTTATAAATGTTTTTGTGGTCCAAGATTATTTTCTCAATTCTTAAAGTCTCACATGGGGTTTGTGTAATAATATGACATGAACTCATCACATGAAATACAGAAAGGATACGATTTCTATTTAACATTAATGTGACAATATATGAGACGAAATTATGCAGTTCCTCATGCCCTAATGAAAACACGTTGGAACTTGCTCTTAGCAAACAAAagtaaaataatattataaaaaacacaaaaaatctaCTACTAGTATATAATTCTCGGACATATCCATCTAGTTGTCCTCACGTATTCCCatattttgagttcgggggtgctggatccaggaattttgagtttgggagtgctctattaactatttatatctgttttctttatattttctatacagttATATACTCCGTAACTGAAtttaatgggtgccggagcacccaaaaATTCTACATAGGTCCGCCCCTGCGTATTCCATAAGACTCCTAATAATCATAGAAAAGCTAATAAAGTACAACTGTACAATAACATTAATTATGTCTTAATTATGATCATAAAAATGCCAACAAATTAATTACGTCTTAATCTCAAACAAGTTGAGAAACTTACAATAATATCTCGAAAACCAAACTGTTATGGATGTAGAACTTGAGTCATGACCCTTTGGCTAATGGCCAATGACCCTAATTACAACAATAATAACTTACCCACTGTAATGGTACATAAGTGGAGTATAtggaggatagagtgtacacagaccttactcctaccttgtAAAGATAGAGAAGTTTCAGATATACCCTCGACTCAAATTGACTTTTTTTTTATCGGCTTGTTCGACGAGTATTAAGGAGACCATAATTTCTTGATCTTGGAAGATAAACAATGGATTCTGAAACAGTACAGGTTCTTTTACAAGATGCATACATGCTTATCACTCCAAATCTGTCAATTAAACTTCTTGTTGATGATGCCACTACCTTTGGTGAAGAAGTAGTACTCTTCCACATGTTACTAAAATTCTCATGATTTTCTTGTTGATCCTTGGAACACTCCACAAATGCTGCAAAAAATGGATCCTTCTTAAAGCTTTCACTAGCAGTACTCTTTCTTGGAGAAAATTCGTCGCGAACCCTTTGTGTTTTCTTGGCTGAATTTGGAGGATTTCCAGCTGGTGGTGGCAATGGTAATAGTTGCCTTAAAGAAGAGCTATTTTTCCTTGAAATTTGTTGCTTTGGAATTCCAGGAATGTTTTCCCAAGAAAATGGCACTCCCTTGGTAGAAAATTGAAAAGGGCTAAAAGGGGAATCATGATGATCATGGAAAGAAAGTGATCCAAAGGAAGAGTTGGAAGAGTGAGAAGGAGTGAAAATTGGGGTGGAAAATGTGGTGTCTCTTTGACCATATCTTGGAGTTGTAGTGGTAGAAGAAGTAGCCATTGAGATTCTTGATGAAGAGAGCAAAAAGAGGAAGAAAGAAGAgtgtcttttcttttcttttatgttGTTATCTTTACTATGTTTAGTTTCTCCTTGgtaatgtgtgtgtatatatatatatatgtatgtataatgaGGGATTCTGTTGTGGTTGTGAATTGGTGATGGAGGTCAATTTGCACGCACAATAGACTTCAGAAAATGAGAAATGGAAAAGTGAGATATTAAATGACCCCATTGCATAATTGCAaggatttattttttgttttttaaaccGAATAACATTAAGCAATGCTTAGTGCGTGCTAGTca
Coding sequences:
- the LOC132621768 gene encoding uncharacterized protein LOC132621768, whose protein sequence is MATSSTTTTPRYGQRDTTFSTPIFTPSHSSNSSFGSLSFHDHHDSPFSPFQFSTKGVPFSWENIPGIPKQQISRKNSSSLRQLLPLPPPAGNPPNSAKKTQRVRDEFSPRKSTASESFKKDPFFAAFVECSKDQQENHENFSNMWKSTTSSPKVVASSTRSLIDRFGVISMYASCKRTCTVSESIVYLPRSRNYGLLNTRRTSR